A genomic segment from Sciurus carolinensis chromosome 1, mSciCar1.2, whole genome shotgun sequence encodes:
- the Tex38 gene encoding LOW QUALITY PROTEIN: testis-expressed protein 38 (The sequence of the model RefSeq protein was modified relative to this genomic sequence to represent the inferred CDS: substituted 1 base at 1 genomic stop codon), producing the protein MNAAVNTGPPPAVTQTEIKVQISDSLXEVDTSQSRCYAVRDSSPIAQAPVPLQPALVVPQLPYLAGCCSTRPDPPFPIPIFQEIPFASPLLNLPPMLNHSASYPLANCPERNVHFHSVPTLAHRVNCFNAKPFASGLYPPLTDGGSFRYQGY; encoded by the coding sequence ATGAATGCAGCTGTCAACACAGGCCCTCCTCCAGCTGTTACCCAAACTGAGATTAAAGTCCAGATTTCGGATTCTCTGTAGGAGGTGGACACCTCTCAAAGCAGGTGTTATGCTGTCAGAGACAGCAGCCCCATTGCACAGGCCCCTGTTCCCCTGCAACCTGCTCTGGTGGTCCCACAGCTCCCCTATCTAGCCGGATGCTGCAGCACCAGACCAGATCCCCCATTCCCGATTCCCATCTTTCAGGAGATACCCTTTGCCTCACCCCTCCTTAACCTACCTCCCATGCTGAACCACTCTGCCTCCTACCCATTGGCCAACTGTCCTGAAAGGAATGTCCACTTCCATTCCGTTCCCACACTGGCCCATAGGGTGAACTGTTTCAATGCAAAGCCTTTTGCTTCAGGGTTGTATCCTCCTCTCACTGATGGTGGGAGCTTTAGGTACCAGGGGTATTAG